The following coding sequences lie in one Arachis ipaensis cultivar K30076 chromosome B03, Araip1.1, whole genome shotgun sequence genomic window:
- the LOC107629163 gene encoding mediator of RNA polymerase II transcription subunit 36a → MAPPRGRGGAGGGFRGRGDRGGRGRGGFGGRGGDRGTPFKARGGGRGGRGGGRGGGRGGGRGGMKGGSKVVVEPHRHEGIFIAKGKEDALVTKNMVPGEAVYNEKRITVQKEDGTKDEYRVWNPFRSKLAAAILGGVDNIWIKPGARVLYLGAASGTTVSHVSDVVGPTGVVYAVEFSHRSGRDLVNMAKKRTNVIPIIEDARHPAKYRMLVGMVDVIFSDVAQPDQARILGLNASYFLKSGGHFVISIKANCIDSTVPAESVFASEVNKLKADQFKPFEQVTLEPFERDHACVVGGYRVPKKKKDAE, encoded by the exons GAGGGAGAGGTGGATTTGGTGGAAGAGGAGGAGATAGAGGCACCCCATTCAAAGCAAGAGGTGGTGGTAGAGGTGGCCgtggaggaggaagaggtggAGGTCGTGGTGGTGGAAGGGGTGGAATGAAGGGAGGGAGCAAGGTTGTGGTTGAGCCTCACAGACACGAAGGGATCTTCATTGCCAAGGGAAAAGAAGATGCCCTGGTTACAAAGAACATGGTTCCTGGTGAGGCTGTTTACAACGAGAAAAGGATTACTGTGCAG AAAGAGGATGGTACAAAAGATGAGTATAGAGTTTGGAACCCTTTCCGATCCAAGTTGGCGGCTGCCATCCTTGGTGGGGTTGACAACATATGGATT AAACCTGGGGCCCGAGTCCTCTATCTTGGAGCTGCTTCTGGAACAACAGTCTCTCATGTGTCTGATGTTGTTGGACCG ACAGGAGTTGTGTATGCAGTAGAATTCTCTCATAGAAGTGGCCGTGACTTGGTCAACATGGCAAAGAAGCGTACCAATGTTATCCCCATTATTGAAGATGCTAGACATCCAGCCAAGTACAGGATGTTGGTTGGCATGGTTGATGTTATATTTTCCGATGTTGCCCAGCCTGATCAG GCAAGGATATTGGGGTTGAATGCTTCATACTTTCTCAAATCAGGAGGCCATTTTGTTATTTCAATCAAG GCAAACTGCATAGACTCGACGGTTCCGGCAGAGTCGGTGTTTGCCAGTGAAGTGAACAAGCTGAAGGCAGATCAATTCAAACCCTTTGAGCAAGTGACACTTGAGCCATTTGAACGTGATCATGCTTGTGTTGTTGGTGGATACAGAGTGCCTAAGAAGAAAAAAGATGCTGAGTAG